In Desulfobaccales bacterium, the genomic window ACGTCTCCTCTTGCATTTGGTAATGGACCTTCCGGAGGACAAGATAGGCGCGACCGTCAACCGACTGTTCATCCTTCGGCTGCGCCGTTGTTCCCGCGGTAGAAAGAGCGTCTCGCCCCTTCATCGTCTCCTCCTGCCGGGGACGCCACTCCTTTTCGGGAAGAAGTATCCGGATGCCCATTTCGACATGGCCTTCCAATTGTGCAAGCAGGGTCTCATACTGACGCTGCCTATCCTTCAAGGCGTTCCGAATCGCCTTAATTCCGTTGAGGAAACAGCCGTATCTCATGGGGACAACCGCCTGCAGGCGATGGAGATCCTCCACAACTTTGCTATAGACCAGGAGTTCCGAAACGGGCGGCGCGCCCTCTTCGACGTCCAGCTCCGATACGGCCGCGCACAGTCCATGACCGGCGACAAAGGACACCGCCTGGCCCTTCATCCCCGTCATGGACACGCCGACAACCGCCGGCTCTTTCACGATGCCGTATAATAGATAAGCCATTATTCCACTTTCTACAAAACCGGGGCGAAATGATAGGGCGGCCAGGGACCGGAAAGCTCAAGCAAAAGTCCTGCGTCTTGATAAGCGGCGTTCCAGTCGGAAAGCAGGCGCTGCAGGTCCGCCATGGACCCGTCGGGAACGAGCAGGGCGCCGTGGAAAAACATCTCCTCGTCCCTTCCCGTGACATCCCGCGACTGGAGACGACATTCACTGAACCCCACGGACATCTTCTTCACGACGCTTAAGATATCTCGCCCCATCTCTTTCAGCCAGGCTGCCACATCCTTGTCCACGGCTCCTTTGATTTTCTGCTCTAAAAAATAGCGTTTACCGGGAGAAAGCCCTGCCAATTGTTCCTTTTCCGCCGCCAGGCGGGCCACCGTCATTCGCGCCCGGGCCTGGGGCCGATCCACATATCCCTTGAGAGTCCATTCATTTTTATCGATTGTATCCTGGAAAAGCTTCATCAAGACGTCCTGGCGCTGCCTCAGTGGTTCCGCCGCGGCTTCTATTGAAGAAAAGACCGTGCCGAAACGAACGGGCAGCACCGGACCCTGCTCCATCACGGTCAGGACGACCTCTTCATGACGGAGCGCCCGGGGCGCCACCCACTTCAGATCTTCCATTTTTCCCTGGGCCTCGGGACCGGAGAAGTCCTCGATATTAACCTCTGCAAGGACGGCGGCGACCTCCCCGATGACCTCGATAAAAAGGGGATATTCCCCGTCGATCCCTGTCCCGGCGATCTCCGGACGGGGTACGGCCGGAGTCAGGCAAAAAAGATAGATCCCCAGGCTCATCCCATCCCCCCGCGCACTTCCTGAAGGGCGGTCTCGATATCCTGGCGCCGGATGAGGATGGCCGTCTCCCCGTCCCCTGTTTTTTCCAGGGTCTTCACGGCGCGGCGTACTGCCGTCATGGCCGCCTTGCGGACGACGGCGGCAATGTCGGCCCCACTAAATCCCTCTGTATTTCCTGCCAATTCGGATACTTGTACTTCTTTCGCCACAGGCTTTTGACGGAGATGGACGGCAAAGATCGCTTCCCGATCTTGCTGGTCCGGCATCATCATCTCCACGACGTCATCGAAGCGTCCCGGCCTGAGGACCGCGGCGTCCAGCATATCCAGGCGATTCGTCGCCCCCAGGACGAGGACCCCCCGGAGTTCGTCGATTCCGTCGAACTCGGCCAGGAACTGGCT contains:
- a CDS encoding GvpL/GvpF family gas vesicle protein; amino-acid sequence: MSLGIYLFCLTPAVPRPEIAGTGIDGEYPLFIEVIGEVAAVLAEVNIEDFSGPEAQGKMEDLKWVAPRALRHEEVVLTVMEQGPVLPVRFGTVFSSIEAAAEPLRQRQDVLMKLFQDTIDKNEWTLKGYVDRPQARARMTVARLAAEKEQLAGLSPGKRYFLEQKIKGAVDKDVAAWLKEMGRDILSVVKKMSVGFSECRLQSRDVTGRDEEMFFHGALLVPDGSMADLQRLLSDWNAAYQDAGLLLELSGPWPPYHFAPVL
- a CDS encoding GvpL/GvpF family gas vesicle protein gives rise to the protein MAYLLYGIVKEPAVVGVSMTGMKGQAVSFVAGHGLCAAVSELDVEEGAPPVSELLVYSKVVEDLHRLQAVVPMRYGCFLNGIKAIRNALKDRQRQYETLLAQLEGHVEMGIRILLPEKEWRPRQEETMKGRDALSTAGTTAQPKDEQSVDGRAYLVLRKVHYQMQEETLQGYQALIDRYIQAFSGLYARHRAETDTKNGAVILSLYFLTPESKVNRFRETFGRVAENGDAKALLSGPWPPYNFVTTELAPAK